CACGGTCGCGACCCTGCTGCCGGGTGCGGAGTTCTCGACACGTGCGGTGTACCCCGACGCGCGCCGCCTGCTGGACGCCGGGGTCACGGTCGCGCTCGCCAGCGACTGCAACCCCGGGTCGTCGTACACCTCGAGTCTGCCCTTCTGTATCGCCGTTGCCGTGCGTGACATGAAGATGACGCCAGCCGAAGCGATGTGGTCCGCTACCGCCGGCGGCGCGCAGGCGCTGCGTCGTGATGACGTCGGCGTACTCGCTCCGGGCAAAGCCGGTCACCTCGTGATCCTCGACGCACCGTCGTACATCCACCTGGTCTATCGCCCCGGCGTACCGCTCGTGCACCGCGTGATTGCCTGAGGTTCACCCACCGTTTGACTCGGGCGCCAATAATGCCCCCGTGACCGACCAGCTGCGCCCCGACGAGATCGTCAGCATCCTCTCCGACGAGATCGCCGCGCTGAGCCCGGGCGATCGCATCGAGTCCGAGCACACGCTGATGAAGCGGTTCGGCGTCGGGCGGTCCGTCGTACGCTCGGTTATCGGAACCCTGCAGTCGATGCATCTCGTACGCCGGGTGCAGGGGTCGGGCACGTTCGTCAACCGGCGCATCGACTATGTGATCTCGCGGAGCAAATCGCCGTCGCTGCACAAGACCGTTGAGGCTAGCGGTGCTCACAGCGAGACAGTGCTGATCGGCAGTGACCACTCGTTTCTCCCGGCAAAAGCGGCGGCGCGCCTGGAGCTGCCACCAGACACCGAAGTGCAGCACCTCACCAGGCTCAGCCACATTAACGGGCTTCCTGCAATGTATGTCGAAGAGTGGATTCTGCCGGGCGTGTGCGACCACGTTGACGTTGCGATCGGCGTCGTCCGCTCGGTTGACGAGACACTGCGTGGCATGGGGTTTCTCCCGATTCGCGCCTGGTGCCAGGCAAGTTTGGACGTCGCACCAGCGCATGCCCGGCAACGGCTCGAGCTCGATGAGCACGACCACACGTGGGTCGTAGAGAGCATCGCTCGCGATCGCGACACGGCGACGGCGTTGTTTCACTCGCGCACCTGGACCCGCCAGGACGCCGTCCGTCTCGTCCTCGAACTCGACGACATCGCCACCTCGTAGCCCTCGCGCCCAAGTTGGTCGTAGACACGCACGGTCCTTCATCGGGCGTTGTCCTGCCCGTAACCCAGCGCTCCCTTCGCCGGCGCTCGGCTCACCGACACTCGGTAACCGCGAGCGGCACCATGCCGCGCCATGCCCTACCACCCTAGAAAGTTGGAGCACATGCGCACGCGCCTGTTTTCCTCGTTGGCCGCATCCGCGGCCGCACTCATCCTTCTCGCCGGCTGCGGGTCAAGCGCCGACTCATC
The nucleotide sequence above comes from Epidermidibacterium keratini. Encoded proteins:
- a CDS encoding GntR family transcriptional regulator, with product MTDQLRPDEIVSILSDEIAALSPGDRIESEHTLMKRFGVGRSVVRSVIGTLQSMHLVRRVQGSGTFVNRRIDYVISRSKSPSLHKTVEASGAHSETVLIGSDHSFLPAKAAARLELPPDTEVQHLTRLSHINGLPAMYVEEWILPGVCDHVDVAIGVVRSVDETLRGMGFLPIRAWCQASLDVAPAHARQRLELDEHDHTWVVESIARDRDTATALFHSRTWTRQDAVRLVLELDDIATS